A genomic segment from uncultured Alistipes sp. encodes:
- a CDS encoding PRTRC system protein E has product MFFTAIHQMMTESVDLTIVIRKTNGQLTVSTLPKSNGLKDEAQNHIVPLTVTGTPQELDT; this is encoded by the coding sequence ATGTTTTTTACAGCAATCCACCAGATGATGACGGAAAGCGTGGACCTCACGATCGTCATCCGCAAGACAAACGGACAACTGACCGTTTCCACATTGCCCAAATCGAACGGACTCAAGGACGAGGCCCAGAACCACATCGTGCCGCTGACAGTTACGGGAACGCCGCAGGAACTTGACACCG